The DNA region GGCCGGCCAGGCGCGCGGTGAACGGCCCCAGCCCGGTCATCTCCAGCAGCCGCGGGTACTGCTTTTTGCGCTCCTTCTTGGGCACGGACTGCAGGTCGGCGTAGAGGTCCATGTTCTCCTGCACGGAGAGATCTTCATACAAGCCAAAGCGTTGCGGCATGTAGCCGATGGCGGCCTGGATGGCGCGCGCATCCTTGACCGAGTCCATGCCTAGCACGGTGATGGAGCCCTCGGCCGGTGTCATGAGCCCGGCGGCCATGCGCAACAACGTGGTCTTGCCGGCGCCGTCCGGCCCGAGCAGGCCGTTGACCGATCCGGGCTGCAGCGACAGCGAGATATTGTTGAGCGCTGTGATCTCGCGCTTGCCGCGCATGAACCGCTTGGTCACGCCCGAGACGGACAGGGCGCTGGCGGGCTCGGCATTGGACCCGGCCTGGCTCGTCACTGCGCGGGCTCCGAAGTTCCTGTGCTGTTGGCGTTTCCGGCTGAAGGGGACGGCGCGACCACGCCGCGGGCGGAGGGCCCGTCCAGAGACGGCGTGTCCGGCGACATGGTGGAGGCATTGGCAGAGGTGCCGTTGAGCGAGAAGGGCGAGGCCGGCGCCGTGGCGTTGCCGCGGTCCAGGCTCAGGTGGACCGTGGCCGGCATGCCCAGGCGCAGGTCGTTGTCCGGGTCGCGCACAAAGAAGCGGACCTCGTAGACCAGATCGGTGCGCAGCTCCGGGGTCTCCACGCTGCGCGGGGTGAACTCCGCCATGGGCGAGATGAAGCCGACCCAGCCGGGGTAGCTCTTGTCCGGGTGGGCGTCGATGGTGGCGTTGCCGGTCATGCCCGGCGCGATGTGGCCCAGATTGGTTTCGGAAACATAGGTGCGGATCCACTTCGGGTCCATGATCGCGATGCTGAAGACCGGCCGCTGGGGCGAGCCGATGTCGCCAGGCTCCAACAGGCGGCTGCGGATCACGCCATTGCGCGGCGAGAGCAGGGTGTAGTCCTTGTACTGCGTCTGCAGGAGCAGGTACTGCGACTCCAGGGCTGCCAGCCTGGCGCGGGCCTCCTTGATGTCCTCCCAGCGGGGGCCTGCCAGCACGAGGTCGAGCTGCTTCTGCGCGGCCAGCAGCCGGGCCTTGGCAACGTCGTGCGTGGCCTGGGCGTCGTCAACGTCCTGCTGGGCCACAGCGTCGCGTTGGAGTAGGCGCACCTGGCGGTCCAGGGTCTGCTGGGCGATCTCGAGCTCGGCCTGGTAGCGCTCCACATCGGCCCGGGCCACCTCGATCTCCTGGGGCCGGGACCCGTTTTCCAGCCGGGTCACGGCGAAGCGCTG from Oceanidesulfovibrio marinus includes:
- a CDS encoding efflux RND transporter periplasmic adaptor subunit codes for the protein MRKILIPLLILGALGYGGYRLYLHLQEPEDANELTLYGNVDLREVNLAFKDSERIDTVLVEEGDAVRTGQVLATLDRERLEENIATTRANMEAQRFAVTRLENGSRPQEIEVARADVERYQAELEIAQQTLDRQVRLLQRDAVAQQDVDDAQATHDVAKARLLAAQKQLDLVLAGPRWEDIKEARARLAALESQYLLLQTQYKDYTLLSPRNGVIRSRLLEPGDIGSPQRPVFSIAIMDPKWIRTYVSETNLGHIAPGMTGNATIDAHPDKSYPGWVGFISPMAEFTPRSVETPELRTDLVYEVRFFVRDPDNDLRLGMPATVHLSLDRGNATAPASPFSLNGTSANASTMSPDTPSLDGPSARGVVAPSPSAGNANSTGTSEPAQ